A genomic region of Exiguobacterium oxidotolerans JCM 12280 contains the following coding sequences:
- the egtB gene encoding ergothioneine biosynthesis protein EgtB, with protein MNTETTTYLIEKFTRVRDKTIELIDPLEPEDFVIQASADVSPAKWHIAHTTWFFERMILQEYDAAYQVFNPQFNYLFNSYYNSIGPYQPRHQRGVLSRPTVSEIIAYRSYVDAAIDTFLRQDRDAASQNKIEGLIEMGVQHEQQHQELILMDMKFNLFVNPLLPAYQNKAVAPTAETNVSPAYKTFDGGLIEIGHDGTGFAFDNESPVHKVWLNPFELATAPVTNGEYLAFIEAGGYETSEYWLSDGYQVIKQLGWKAPLYWMKDESGDWSVFTLNGVEPLALDEPVCHVSFYEADAYSRWKGKRLPTEAEWEHAAKTVARQGNMMGRGTYHPAPVVRAEHELTGMFGDVWEWTASAYSSYPGSRPLEGALGEYNAKFMCNQMVLRGGACVTPDDHIRETYRNFFPPDKRWQFSGFRLAGDL; from the coding sequence ATGAACACAGAAACGACAACGTACTTAATCGAAAAGTTTACGCGAGTCCGTGATAAGACGATTGAATTGATTGATCCACTTGAACCGGAAGATTTCGTAATCCAAGCAAGCGCTGATGTAAGTCCGGCTAAATGGCATATCGCGCATACGACATGGTTTTTCGAACGAATGATTTTGCAGGAATACGATGCAGCGTATCAAGTGTTTAATCCACAGTTCAATTATCTGTTCAATTCGTATTACAACTCAATCGGTCCGTATCAACCGCGCCATCAACGAGGTGTCTTGTCGCGGCCGACTGTAAGTGAAATCATCGCCTACCGCTCGTACGTCGATGCGGCAATCGATACGTTCTTGAGACAAGATCGCGACGCGGCGAGTCAAAATAAAATTGAAGGTTTGATTGAGATGGGGGTGCAACATGAACAGCAACATCAGGAACTTATTTTGATGGATATGAAATTTAACTTGTTCGTCAATCCCTTGTTACCGGCCTATCAAAATAAAGCGGTCGCGCCGACTGCTGAAACGAATGTCAGTCCTGCTTACAAAACATTTGACGGAGGATTGATTGAAATCGGTCATGATGGGACCGGCTTTGCGTTTGACAACGAAAGTCCTGTCCATAAAGTATGGTTGAATCCATTTGAACTGGCAACCGCGCCCGTGACGAACGGGGAATACTTAGCTTTCATCGAAGCTGGAGGTTATGAGACGTCCGAATATTGGCTTTCTGACGGGTACCAAGTCATCAAGCAACTCGGCTGGAAAGCACCGCTCTACTGGATGAAGGATGAGTCGGGGGACTGGTCTGTCTTCACATTAAATGGTGTCGAACCACTCGCACTCGACGAACCGGTTTGTCACGTCAGCTTTTATGAGGCGGATGCTTATAGTCGTTGGAAAGGAAAACGTCTCCCGACAGAAGCGGAGTGGGAGCATGCGGCAAAAACGGTCGCAAGACAAGGGAACATGATGGGACGAGGGACGTACCATCCGGCACCGGTTGTACGGGCCGAGCACGAATTGACAGGAATGTTTGGTGACGTTTGGGAATGGACGGCCAGTGCCTATTCATCATACCCGGGCAGTCGACCGCTTGAAGGAGCACTAGGTGAATACAATGCAAAGTTCATGTGTAACCAGATGGTGTTACGGGGTGGCGCGTGTGTGACGCCGGACGATCACATCCGTGAGACGTACCGTAATTTCTTCCCGCCGGATAAGCGGTGGCAATTCAGTGGGTTCC
- the guaC gene encoding GMP reductase yields MDVVFDYEDIQLIPAKSIVGSRSECDTTVEFGGRRFKLPVVPANMQTIIDESIATYLAENGYFYIMHRFEPEKRRTFVETMQAKNLIASISVGVKIEEYAFIEELAQAGLVPEYITIDIAHGHSDAVIQMIQHIKRFLPNSFVIAGNVGTPEAVRELENAGADATKVGIGPGKVCITKIKTGFGTGGWQLAALRWCAKAASKPIIADGGIRTHGDIAKSVRFGATMVMIGSLFAGHEESPGETHEVDGVRVKEYFGSASEFQKGEKKNVEGKKMFVEHKGSLADTLTEMEQDLQSSISYAGGNKLQAIRTVDYVVVKNSIFNGDKVF; encoded by the coding sequence ATGGATGTAGTATTTGATTATGAAGATATTCAATTGATTCCCGCAAAGTCAATCGTGGGCAGTCGATCTGAGTGTGATACGACGGTCGAGTTTGGTGGAAGACGATTCAAACTACCAGTCGTTCCGGCGAACATGCAAACCATCATCGATGAATCGATTGCGACGTACTTAGCCGAAAATGGTTATTTCTATATTATGCATCGCTTTGAACCAGAAAAACGACGGACGTTCGTTGAGACGATGCAAGCGAAAAACTTAATTGCGTCGATTAGTGTCGGCGTCAAGATCGAAGAATACGCGTTCATCGAAGAACTCGCACAGGCAGGGCTCGTGCCGGAGTATATTACGATTGACATCGCGCATGGTCATTCAGACGCGGTCATTCAAATGATTCAGCACATTAAACGATTTTTACCGAACAGTTTCGTCATCGCTGGAAATGTCGGAACGCCGGAAGCTGTCCGTGAACTCGAGAATGCAGGTGCGGATGCGACGAAAGTCGGAATCGGACCCGGGAAAGTCTGCATTACGAAGATTAAAACAGGATTCGGAACAGGCGGTTGGCAATTGGCAGCACTTCGCTGGTGCGCTAAAGCTGCGAGCAAGCCGATCATCGCGGATGGAGGAATTCGGACACACGGTGATATTGCGAAATCCGTCCGTTTTGGTGCGACGATGGTCATGATTGGTTCATTGTTTGCCGGGCACGAAGAATCGCCTGGTGAGACGCATGAAGTCGATGGTGTCCGCGTCAAAGAATACTTTGGTTCGGCATCAGAGTTCCAAAAAGGTGAAAAAAAGAACGTCGAGGGGAAAAAGATGTTTGTTGAGCATAAAGGGAGCTTAGCCGATACATTGACGGAGATGGAGCAAGATTTGCAATCGTCGATCTCGTACGCCGGAGGAAATAAATTGCAAGCGATTCGGACGGTCGACTATGTCGTCGTCAAGAACTCAATCTTTAATGGGGATAAAGTATTTTAA
- a CDS encoding GNAT family N-acetyltransferase codes for MSRVFIRAYIEEDALELLELNIRNREHFEFWMPLKPKEEQYSLGAHQERIRQTLQKMQDDRYYAFGVFLKENNALIGEVSASFIERFPAETCMIGYQLDRNYNGQGLMAEAVSQAVALLFDKYAFHRLRAEVMPENIGSSRVLEKVGFRREGLARKSLYINGNWEDFTMFALLKEEFLV; via the coding sequence ATGAGTCGTGTTTTTATTAGAGCTTATATAGAAGAAGATGCATTAGAATTGTTGGAACTGAACATACGAAACCGGGAGCACTTTGAATTTTGGATGCCACTTAAACCGAAAGAAGAACAGTATTCTCTTGGAGCCCATCAAGAACGGATTCGTCAAACCTTACAAAAGATGCAAGATGATCGCTACTATGCGTTTGGTGTTTTCCTGAAGGAGAACAATGCATTAATCGGCGAAGTATCTGCTTCGTTCATTGAACGGTTTCCAGCTGAAACATGTATGATCGGCTATCAACTTGACCGCAATTACAATGGTCAAGGATTGATGGCTGAAGCAGTCAGTCAAGCAGTTGCATTGCTCTTTGACAAGTATGCATTTCATCGGTTACGGGCGGAAGTAATGCCTGAGAACATTGGATCAAGCCGTGTTCTCGAAAAAGTAGGCTTTCGAAGAGAGGGACTTGCTAGGAAAAGTCTATATATTAATGGAAACTGGGAAGACTTCACGATGTTTGCACTATTAAAAGAAGAATTTTTAGTGTAA
- a CDS encoding cold-shock protein — MEQGKVKWFNAEKGFGFIERESGDDVFVHFSAIQTDGFKSLDEGQEVSFEVEEGQRGPQATNVTKL; from the coding sequence ATGGAACAAGGTAAAGTAAAATGGTTTAACGCAGAAAAAGGTTTTGGCTTCATCGAACGTGAAAGCGGCGACGACGTTTTCGTTCACTTCTCAGCTATCCAAACTGATGGCTTCAAATCACTTGACGAAGGTCAAGAGGTTTCTTTCGAAGTTGAAGAAGGTCAACGCGGACCGCAAGCAACTAACGTTACTAAACTTTAA
- a CDS encoding cold-shock protein translates to MEQGTVKWFNAEKGFGFIERESGDDVFVHFSAIQTDGFKSLDEGQEVSFEVEEGQRGPQATNVTKL, encoded by the coding sequence ATGGAACAAGGTACAGTAAAATGGTTTAACGCAGAAAAAGGTTTTGGCTTCATCGAACGTGAAAGCGGCGACGACGTTTTCGTTCACTTCTCAGCTATCCAAACTGATGGCTTCAAATCACTTGACGAAGGTCAAGAGGTTTCTTTCGAAGTTGAAGAAGGTCAACGCGGACCGCAAGCAACTAACGTTACTAAACTTTAA
- a CDS encoding cold-shock protein translates to MEQGTVKWFNAEKGFGFIERESGDDVFVHFSAIQTDGFKSLDEGQEVSFEVEEGQRGPQATNVTKL, encoded by the coding sequence ATGGAACAAGGTACAGTAAAATGGTTTAACGCAGAAAAAGGTTTTGGCTTTATCGAACGTGAAAGCGGCGACGACGTTTTCGTTCACTTCTCAGCTATCCAAACTGATGGCTTCAAATCACTTGACGAAGGTCAAGAGGTTTCTTTCGAAGTTGAAGAAGGTCAACGCGGACCGCAAGCAACTAACGTTACTAAACTTTAA
- a CDS encoding nuclear transport factor 2 family protein, whose product MQLSIQEQLQHVLQARHNHLMAGNREAMNELLTPNFSFIDGLGRQFDAETYLDHYVDVDLIKWVSSIDESMTVELFETTALVQTLTEDQFQYGTTSYVGRFRIVSLYQLTDTGWKWHFSQATSLDQD is encoded by the coding sequence ATGCAACTCTCAATACAAGAACAATTGCAACATGTCTTACAAGCAAGACACAACCATTTGATGGCTGGAAACCGAGAAGCGATGAATGAACTCTTAACTCCTAATTTCTCGTTCATCGATGGACTTGGACGACAATTCGACGCAGAAACTTATTTAGATCACTATGTTGACGTTGATTTGATAAAATGGGTTTCTTCTATAGATGAATCGATGACTGTCGAGCTTTTTGAGACGACTGCCTTAGTACAAACGTTGACAGAGGACCAGTTTCAATATGGGACGACGTCTTATGTAGGACGTTTTCGTATCGTCTCCCTTTATCAACTGACGGACACAGGCTGGAAGTGGCATTTTTCGCAAGCGACGTCGCTTGATCAAGATTAA
- the serC gene encoding 3-phosphoserine/phosphohydroxythreonine transaminase, producing MTVFNFSAGPAVLPEPVLRKAQSELLNYRGSHQSVLELSHRSALFEAILDDATSLVRELLEVPLDYDVLFLQGGATLQFSMLPLNLAMTHRVDFIDTGGWSQKAIADAAPYASTRIIASSRDDHYRSIPAGPFISDADYLHVTWNNTLEGTTFQEAPRVNVPLVADFSSSILSEPIDVNAFDVIYAGAQKNLGAAGMTLVIIKKSLVEQTPSALGSYLRYDVHAKHHSLYNTPPTYSIYLTKLVLEWIKQEGGLQTITARNRAQAASLYDALDHSNLFSNQVAHADRSLMNIPFSTGQQALDDAFIAYAERHGLVNLQGHRSVGGMRASLYNAMPTTGVEALLSVLRKFEQGER from the coding sequence ATGACTGTTTTTAACTTTTCCGCAGGTCCCGCCGTTTTACCTGAACCTGTCTTACGTAAAGCACAATCGGAATTATTGAATTATCGAGGGTCCCATCAGTCTGTCCTCGAGCTCAGTCATCGCTCCGCCCTATTCGAAGCAATCTTAGACGATGCAACGTCGCTCGTCCGCGAACTGCTTGAAGTGCCGTTAGACTATGATGTCTTGTTCTTGCAGGGTGGCGCAACGCTCCAATTTTCCATGTTGCCACTGAACCTTGCGATGACTCATCGTGTCGACTTCATCGATACGGGCGGCTGGTCGCAAAAGGCGATTGCCGATGCTGCTCCTTATGCATCGACACGCATCATCGCCTCTTCCCGTGACGATCACTATCGGTCGATTCCGGCCGGTCCTTTTATTTCGGATGCCGATTATCTACACGTGACATGGAACAACACGCTTGAAGGGACGACTTTTCAGGAAGCTCCACGTGTCAACGTCCCGCTCGTCGCTGATTTTTCTTCATCAATTTTATCAGAACCGATTGATGTCAACGCGTTCGACGTCATCTATGCAGGTGCTCAAAAAAACCTCGGTGCTGCCGGTATGACACTTGTCATCATCAAAAAAAGTTTAGTCGAGCAGACACCTTCTGCTCTCGGTTCATACTTACGTTATGACGTTCATGCGAAACACCATTCACTCTACAATACACCACCTACGTATAGTATTTATTTAACGAAACTCGTTCTCGAATGGATAAAACAAGAGGGCGGATTACAGACAATCACGGCACGCAACCGTGCTCAAGCCGCCTCGCTTTATGATGCGCTCGACCACTCCAACCTGTTTTCGAATCAAGTCGCTCACGCAGATCGAAGTTTGATGAACATCCCGTTTTCGACGGGACAACAAGCCTTAGACGATGCCTTTATCGCATACGCCGAACGACACGGCTTAGTGAACCTACAAGGACATCGTTCTGTCGGCGGTATGCGGGCTAGCCTTTATAATGCGATGCCGACCACTGGTGTCGAAGCTTTACTATCCGTCTTACGTAAATTTGAACAGGGGGAACGTTAA
- a CDS encoding phosphoglycerate dehydrogenase, whose translation MYQIQLWNDLSEKGLSRFTDDYHVHRQVEAPDAFLVRSKDLHGMQFADSLKAVARAGVGVNTIPLDQLANRGIPVFSTPGANANAVKELVIASLFLTARKLIPSILWTNNLRGPDIPERIEANKRQFVGTELLGKRIGIVGLGAIGANLANTLHELGMTVSGYDPHMSIESAWQVSNQIHRVTNLEELLATSDYVTLHLPLVDATHHLLDERLLSKVKQGATLLNFSRGELIDEAALATVLKSGRLANYVTDFPNAFILSLPRVIPFPHIGASTGEAEENCAIMAVDQLKTFLETGNIRHSVNFPSVELPDSGKRRLTIAHQNIPNMVGQIASVLATERINIANMINGSKGPIAYTIIDIDNHLDETISLTQLDAIPGILKTRLL comes from the coding sequence ATGTACCAAATCCAGTTGTGGAATGATTTGTCTGAAAAAGGGCTGAGTCGCTTTACGGACGATTACCACGTCCATCGCCAAGTTGAGGCACCAGATGCTTTCCTCGTTCGAAGCAAAGACTTACACGGGATGCAGTTCGCCGACTCCCTGAAGGCAGTCGCCCGTGCTGGCGTCGGTGTCAACACAATCCCGCTCGACCAACTCGCAAATCGTGGAATCCCCGTCTTTTCGACGCCCGGTGCGAATGCGAATGCCGTTAAGGAACTTGTCATCGCCAGTCTCTTTTTGACAGCCCGAAAATTGATACCGAGTATCCTTTGGACGAATAATCTACGCGGACCAGACATCCCGGAACGGATCGAAGCCAACAAGCGGCAATTTGTCGGGACAGAACTGTTAGGTAAACGAATCGGCATCGTTGGTCTCGGGGCAATCGGGGCAAATCTTGCTAATACGCTACATGAGTTGGGGATGACCGTTTCCGGTTACGATCCGCATATGTCGATTGAATCCGCTTGGCAGGTCTCAAACCAAATTCATCGGGTGACGAACCTTGAAGAACTTCTTGCGACGAGTGACTATGTCACGCTCCACCTTCCACTCGTCGATGCAACACATCATCTGCTCGACGAACGCTTGTTGTCGAAAGTAAAACAAGGTGCGACGCTACTTAATTTTTCGCGTGGTGAGTTGATTGATGAAGCTGCACTCGCGACCGTCCTGAAATCTGGTCGCCTCGCGAACTATGTCACAGACTTTCCGAATGCCTTCATTTTATCATTACCGCGGGTCATCCCTTTTCCGCATATCGGAGCATCGACCGGTGAGGCCGAAGAAAACTGCGCCATCATGGCAGTCGATCAATTGAAGACCTTTCTCGAGACAGGCAACATTCGTCATTCCGTCAATTTCCCGTCAGTCGAGCTACCGGACTCCGGTAAACGACGCTTGACGATTGCCCATCAAAACATTCCGAACATGGTCGGTCAGATTGCTTCCGTTCTCGCGACGGAGCGGATTAACATCGCGAACATGATTAACGGTAGCAAAGGGCCGATTGCCTATACGATCATCGATATCGATAACCATCTTGACGAAACGATTTCCTTGACGCAGCTCGATGCGATTCCCGGCATCTTAAAAACACGACTACTTTAA